Proteins encoded by one window of Pseudonocardia alni:
- a CDS encoding GH39 family glycosyl hydrolase, whose translation MRASRRPSPTTSGPRSPSRTPRFRPGLRRTPALALLLAGVLALAACTSGTGGTTTGDTVPSSALEASAKAVDLNGWRWEEQPGPMEIGVTHTQDSLDDTEPAQARQRGVDILSSLGQEYQNHHLMGFGTLNPEPRPGEFEWGSLDRRMQLTEETGGKAMLTLCCSPDWMKGAPRDSGATRWDRLEKAPLPEHFADFANLAREAVQRYPQVDRVLVWNELKGFYNQAENRWDYEGYTNFYNQVYQAVKSVRPDVQVGGPYVVMSSVPVDSGDASAIRGPWGALDQRPLDVLDYWLKNNVGADFIVVDGSTTNRGQQDAISPVDVGAEKFSVIDRWIQERTQLPIWWAEFYANVPADAQAGFASPASAVSTIAALQAMARSGTQGSLLWGPEGSNSLEYSSLWTPATEENGGQPTPLTEAWRWLVPRLREGTVELGRATDGSSLGGFRAADGSVLLVNFSADAVPVSGQDDIPGWAIVPMTSSS comes from the coding sequence ACCGGCGGCACCACCACCGGTGACACCGTGCCGTCGTCGGCGCTGGAGGCATCGGCGAAGGCCGTCGACCTGAACGGCTGGCGCTGGGAGGAGCAGCCGGGCCCGATGGAGATCGGGGTGACCCACACCCAGGACAGCCTCGACGACACCGAGCCCGCGCAGGCCCGCCAGCGCGGCGTCGACATCCTGTCGAGCCTCGGGCAGGAGTACCAGAACCACCACCTCATGGGCTTCGGCACGCTGAACCCCGAGCCCCGGCCCGGCGAGTTCGAGTGGGGCTCGCTGGACCGCCGGATGCAGCTCACCGAGGAGACCGGCGGCAAGGCGATGCTGACGCTCTGCTGCTCCCCGGACTGGATGAAGGGCGCGCCGCGCGACAGCGGCGCCACCCGCTGGGACCGGCTCGAGAAGGCACCGCTGCCCGAGCACTTCGCCGATTTCGCCAACCTCGCCCGTGAGGCCGTGCAGCGGTACCCGCAGGTCGACCGCGTCCTGGTGTGGAACGAGCTCAAGGGCTTCTACAACCAGGCCGAGAACCGCTGGGACTACGAGGGCTACACGAACTTCTACAACCAGGTGTACCAGGCGGTGAAGTCCGTCCGGCCCGACGTCCAGGTCGGGGGCCCGTACGTCGTGATGAGCAGCGTGCCGGTCGACTCGGGCGACGCCTCGGCCATCCGCGGCCCCTGGGGCGCGCTCGACCAGCGGCCGCTCGACGTCCTGGACTACTGGCTGAAGAACAACGTCGGGGCGGACTTCATCGTCGTCGACGGCTCCACCACCAACCGCGGCCAGCAGGACGCGATCTCACCGGTCGACGTCGGCGCCGAGAAGTTCTCGGTGATCGACCGCTGGATCCAGGAACGGACGCAGCTCCCGATCTGGTGGGCCGAGTTCTACGCCAACGTCCCCGCCGACGCCCAGGCCGGTTTCGCCTCCCCCGCCAGCGCGGTCTCGACGATCGCCGCCCTGCAGGCGATGGCCCGCTCCGGCACCCAGGGCTCGCTGCTGTGGGGCCCCGAGGGCAGCAACTCGCTCGAGTACTCCTCGCTGTGGACCCCGGCGACCGAGGAGAACGGCGGTCAGCCGACCCCGCTGACCGAGGCGTGGCGCTGGCTGGTGCCCAGGCTCCGTGAGGGCACCGTCGAGCTGGGCCGGGCGACCGACGGCTCGTCGCTGGGTGGTTTCCGCGCGGCGGACGGCTCGGTGCTGCTCGTCAACTTCTCCGCGGACGCCGTGCCGGTCTCCGGCCAGGACGACATCCCCGGCTGGGCGATCGTGCCGATGACCAGCAGTTCCTGA
- the fabG gene encoding 3-oxoacyl-ACP reductase FabG: protein MTQQQRTAVVTGGARGIGAATAIRLAADGHKVAVLDLEESAAKATVEAIESAGGTAAAFGADVADEQAVAAAVDAVTERLGAPTVLINNAGITKDNLLFKMTVDDWDAVMGVHLRGAFLMTRAVQKHMVDAAWGRVVNLSSTSALGNRGQANYSAAKAGMQGFTKTLAIELGKFGVTANCIAPGFIASEMTKATAERIGVDWEEFKAARAKEIPVQRPGAPEDIAQTVSFFVDERSSFVSGQVIYVAGGPKA, encoded by the coding sequence ATGACCCAGCAGCAGAGGACCGCCGTCGTGACCGGTGGGGCGCGCGGCATCGGGGCCGCCACCGCGATCCGGCTCGCCGCCGACGGGCACAAGGTCGCGGTGCTGGACCTGGAGGAGTCGGCCGCGAAGGCCACCGTCGAGGCCATCGAGTCCGCCGGCGGGACCGCGGCCGCGTTCGGTGCGGACGTCGCCGACGAGCAGGCCGTCGCCGCGGCCGTCGATGCGGTCACCGAGCGCCTCGGCGCCCCGACGGTGCTGATCAACAACGCCGGTATCACCAAGGACAACCTGCTGTTCAAGATGACCGTCGACGACTGGGACGCGGTCATGGGCGTGCACCTGCGCGGTGCGTTCCTGATGACCCGCGCGGTGCAGAAGCACATGGTCGACGCCGCCTGGGGCCGGGTCGTGAACCTCTCCTCGACCTCGGCGCTGGGCAACCGCGGCCAGGCGAACTACTCCGCGGCGAAGGCCGGCATGCAGGGCTTCACCAAGACCCTCGCGATCGAGCTCGGCAAGTTCGGCGTCACCGCGAACTGCATCGCCCCCGGCTTCATCGCCTCGGAGATGACCAAGGCGACCGCCGAGCGGATCGGCGTGGACTGGGAGGAGTTCAAGGCCGCCCGGGCCAAGGAGATCCCGGTGCAGCGCCCCGGCGCGCCCGAGGACATCGCCCAGACCGTGTCGTTCTTCGTCGACGAGCGCTCGTCGTTCGTCAGCGGCCAGGTCATCTACGTGGCCGGTGGCCCGAAGGCCTGA
- a CDS encoding class I SAM-dependent DNA methyltransferase, with protein sequence MAVERSEPTYRLALPEPTTSFEQDAEYCVLDLGHGWTEYRFHDYDELFKIPGLYEKLFYDILQCQSPAVVAGALAEQLDAVGVDPSGLRVLDVGAGNGIVAEELRARGVGKVVGIDILPEAREAAERDRPGVYDDYHVVDLTDLDEETTETIAAGGFDALTCVAALGFGDIPPAAFRAAFDMVAVDGFVAITLRDDFLSDGDTSGFAGLISSMLASGELEELGSTVYRHRLATSRDPLLYRAVVARKRRPRG encoded by the coding sequence ATGGCCGTCGAGCGTTCCGAACCGACCTACCGGCTTGCTCTGCCGGAACCCACGACCTCGTTCGAGCAGGACGCGGAGTACTGCGTGCTGGACCTCGGACACGGGTGGACCGAGTACCGCTTCCACGACTACGACGAACTCTTCAAGATCCCGGGCCTCTACGAGAAGCTGTTCTACGACATCCTGCAGTGCCAGTCCCCGGCCGTGGTGGCCGGTGCGCTGGCCGAGCAGCTCGACGCCGTCGGCGTCGACCCGTCCGGGCTGCGGGTCCTCGACGTCGGCGCCGGCAACGGCATTGTCGCCGAGGAGCTGCGTGCCCGCGGCGTCGGCAAGGTGGTCGGGATCGACATCCTCCCCGAGGCCCGCGAGGCCGCCGAACGGGACCGCCCGGGGGTCTACGACGACTACCACGTCGTGGACCTCACCGACCTGGACGAGGAGACCACCGAGACCATCGCCGCGGGCGGTTTCGACGCCCTGACCTGCGTCGCCGCGCTCGGCTTCGGCGACATCCCGCCCGCGGCGTTCCGCGCCGCGTTCGACATGGTCGCGGTCGACGGCTTCGTCGCGATCACCCTGCGGGACGACTTCCTGAGCGACGGCGACACCTCCGGGTTCGCCGGTCTCATCTCCTCGATGCTGGCCTCCGGCGAGCTCGAGGAGCTCGGGTCGACCGTCTACCGGCACCGGCTCGCGACCAGTCGCGACCCGCTGCTCTACCGGGCCGTCGTGGCCCGTAAGCGCCGCCCGCGCGGCTGA
- a CDS encoding iron-siderophore ABC transporter substrate-binding protein: MPARPQRVVALGVTDADPVLALGVTPVAVASYTFYQETGGLGPWARGLVQGEAPQVLTEPEPNLERIAALRPDVIIALSSGIDRAAYDRLTAIAPVVARPAGSIAFGVSRTDQMRAVATALGETARGEELIRTADAAFADAVTAHPEFRGKVGATVLPFDGTYGAFTAADARGQFMTGLGFAQPPAIAERDDRQSFYVEVSSEQAGLLDGDVLVMLADEGAAKQQVDSDPVLRQIPVVARGDMVVPDADTRGAMTYNSVLSAPYALERLVPQLAEKLAG, translated from the coding sequence ATCCCCGCCCGCCCGCAGCGGGTCGTCGCCCTCGGCGTCACCGACGCCGACCCCGTCCTCGCCCTGGGTGTGACCCCGGTCGCCGTCGCCTCCTACACCTTCTACCAGGAGACCGGCGGGCTGGGTCCGTGGGCCCGCGGGCTCGTGCAGGGTGAGGCGCCGCAGGTCCTCACCGAGCCCGAGCCGAACCTGGAACGGATCGCCGCGCTGCGCCCGGACGTGATCATCGCGCTGTCCTCGGGCATCGACCGGGCCGCCTACGACCGGCTGACCGCGATCGCGCCGGTCGTCGCCCGTCCCGCGGGCTCCATCGCGTTCGGGGTGAGCCGCACCGACCAGATGCGCGCCGTCGCGACCGCGCTGGGCGAGACCGCTCGCGGCGAGGAGCTGATCCGGACCGCCGACGCCGCGTTCGCCGACGCCGTCACCGCCCACCCCGAGTTCCGCGGGAAGGTCGGGGCGACGGTGCTGCCCTTCGACGGCACGTACGGCGCCTTCACCGCCGCCGACGCCCGCGGCCAGTTCATGACCGGTCTCGGTTTCGCGCAGCCACCGGCCATCGCCGAGCGCGACGACCGGCAGAGCTTCTACGTCGAGGTCTCCTCCGAGCAGGCCGGCCTGCTCGACGGCGACGTGCTGGTGATGCTGGCCGACGAGGGCGCCGCGAAGCAGCAGGTCGACTCCGACCCGGTCCTGCGCCAGATCCCGGTCGTGGCCCGCGGCGACATGGTCGTGCCCGACGCCGACACCCGCGGGGCGATGACCTACAACAGCGTGCTGTCCGCGCCGTACGCCCTGGAGCGGCTCGTCCCGCAGCTCGCCGAGAAGCTCGCCGGCTGA
- a CDS encoding SDR family NAD(P)-dependent oxidoreductase has protein sequence MERFRLDGRVAVVTGASSGLGVAFAKGLAEAGADLVLGARRVDRLADTVALVEAAGRRAVAVATDVAKPEDCRALAQAAVDEFGRLDVLVNNAGIGTAVPALKETPEQFTGVVDVNLNGSYWMAQACAAHMGAGSSIVNISSVLGLTTASLPQAAYSASKAAIVGLTRDLAQQWTGRRGIRVNAVAPGFFASEMTDQYQDGYLERMTERIPMGRKGDPEELTAAVLFLASEAGGYVTGQTWAVDGGITIT, from the coding sequence ATGGAGCGGTTCCGACTGGACGGCCGGGTCGCCGTCGTCACCGGTGCGTCGTCCGGCCTCGGTGTGGCCTTCGCGAAGGGCCTCGCCGAGGCCGGTGCGGACCTCGTACTGGGCGCGCGGCGGGTCGACAGGCTGGCCGACACGGTGGCCCTGGTGGAGGCGGCGGGCCGGCGCGCGGTCGCCGTCGCCACCGACGTGGCGAAGCCCGAGGACTGCCGGGCGCTGGCGCAGGCCGCCGTCGACGAGTTCGGCCGGCTCGACGTGCTGGTCAACAACGCCGGGATCGGCACCGCCGTCCCGGCCCTGAAGGAGACCCCGGAGCAGTTCACCGGGGTCGTCGACGTCAACCTCAACGGCTCGTACTGGATGGCGCAGGCCTGCGCGGCGCACATGGGCGCCGGGTCCAGCATCGTCAACATCTCCTCGGTGCTGGGGCTCACCACCGCGTCGCTGCCGCAGGCGGCGTACTCGGCGTCGAAGGCCGCCATCGTCGGACTCACCCGGGACCTGGCCCAGCAGTGGACCGGCCGCCGGGGCATCCGGGTCAACGCGGTCGCGCCCGGGTTCTTCGCCTCGGAGATGACCGACCAGTACCAGGACGGCTACCTGGAGCGGATGACCGAGCGGATCCCGATGGGCCGCAAGGGCGACCCGGAGGAGCTCACGGCGGCGGTGCTGTTCCTCGCCTCCGAGGCCGGTGGCTACGTCACCGGCCAGACCTGGGCCGTCGACGGCGGCATCACGATCACCTGA
- a CDS encoding ABC transporter substrate-binding protein, with protein MTRPLRLSAVLAAGVVVLAACSAPATAPTAAGDPAGTVTVQNCGAPAQFTAPAQRLFVNDGNMISMVLALGAQDRVTAVSNMQRDADTLRRHYGAAVDGLAQAAPEYPTLETVLARGPDVMVAGWNYGYSEAKNLTPARLREQGIAPYVLTESCRQADGQSARGIVDPWTALRDDLQNLGTITGHTADADRVVADLDTRLDALGKAPRAATPPTVFLFDSGTDTPFSSGRFGAPQAIIEAAGARNALSDVDDTWTTVSWERVATAQPAAFLFVDYPPQTFAEKVAILKSRPDTRDLPAVRENRFLNLPYALWTSGPLNIDAAEQVRAALERWNLVPASGLTPRSDDVPRS; from the coding sequence GTGACCCGTCCGCTACGCCTGTCCGCCGTCCTCGCCGCGGGGGTGGTCGTCCTCGCCGCCTGCTCGGCGCCCGCCACGGCACCCACCGCAGCCGGGGACCCCGCCGGCACGGTCACCGTGCAGAACTGCGGTGCCCCCGCGCAGTTCACGGCGCCGGCGCAGCGCCTGTTCGTCAACGACGGCAACATGATCTCGATGGTCCTGGCGCTCGGCGCCCAGGACCGGGTCACCGCGGTGTCGAACATGCAGCGCGACGCCGACACGCTGCGCCGCCACTACGGCGCCGCCGTCGACGGCCTGGCGCAGGCGGCGCCGGAGTACCCGACCCTGGAGACCGTCCTGGCCCGCGGCCCCGACGTGATGGTCGCCGGCTGGAACTACGGCTACAGCGAGGCGAAGAACCTCACCCCGGCCCGGCTGCGCGAGCAGGGCATCGCCCCGTACGTGCTGACCGAGTCCTGCCGCCAGGCCGACGGGCAGAGCGCCCGCGGCATCGTCGACCCCTGGACGGCGCTGCGCGACGACCTGCAGAACCTCGGCACCATCACCGGGCACACCGCCGACGCCGACCGCGTCGTCGCCGACCTCGACACCCGGCTCGACGCGCTCGGGAAGGCACCGAGGGCCGCGACACCGCCGACGGTGTTCCTGTTCGACAGCGGCACCGACACCCCCTTCTCCAGCGGCCGGTTCGGCGCCCCGCAGGCGATCATCGAGGCGGCCGGGGCGCGCAACGCCCTCTCCGACGTCGACGACACCTGGACCACGGTCTCGTGGGAGCGGGTCGCGACGGCACAGCCCGCCGCGTTCCTGTTCGTCGACTACCCGCCGCAGACCTTCGCCGAGAAGGTCGCGATCCTGAAGAGCCGTCCCGACACCCGCGACCTGCCGGCGGTGAGGGAGAACCGGTTCCTGAACCTGCCCTACGCCCTGTGGACCTCGGGCCCGCTGAACATCGACGCCGCCGAGCAGGTCCGGGCGGCGCTCGAGCGCTGGAACCTCGTGCCTGCCTCCGGCCTGACCCCCCGGTCCGACGACGTGCCCCGCAGCTGA
- a CDS encoding ABC transporter ATP-binding protein, with protein sequence MSLRAEGLTCVLGGRTVLTGVDLAVEPGEVLGVVGPNGSGKSTLLRALAGIRGPAAGRVLLDGTPLTALRARQRARRIAFVGQEEDLPPDRCAGEVVALGLVPHRPPWAGGDAVERAAVTAALAVVELDGLADRPVDRLSGGERRRVLLARGLAQDAGVLVLDEPTNHLDVRHALGLLELVRSLRRTVVVSLHDLDLADRWCDRLVVLHDGRALPAVSDLDPDTVSRVFGVAAARVTHPVTGRSRLVFDSLRESS encoded by the coding sequence GTGAGCCTGCGTGCGGAGGGGCTCACCTGCGTGCTCGGCGGCCGCACCGTCCTGACCGGGGTCGACCTCGCCGTCGAGCCGGGGGAGGTGCTCGGCGTCGTCGGGCCCAACGGCAGCGGCAAGTCCACACTGCTACGCGCCCTCGCGGGGATCCGCGGGCCCGCCGCGGGGCGCGTACTGCTCGACGGCACACCGCTGACCGCGCTGCGGGCCCGGCAGCGGGCCCGGCGGATCGCGTTCGTCGGCCAGGAGGAGGACCTGCCCCCCGACCGGTGCGCCGGGGAGGTCGTCGCGCTCGGCCTGGTGCCGCACCGGCCGCCGTGGGCGGGCGGCGACGCGGTCGAGCGGGCCGCGGTCACCGCGGCGCTGGCCGTGGTCGAGCTCGACGGTCTCGCCGACCGCCCGGTCGACCGGCTCTCCGGCGGTGAACGGCGCCGGGTGCTGCTCGCCCGCGGCCTCGCCCAGGACGCCGGTGTCCTGGTGCTCGACGAGCCCACCAACCACCTCGACGTCCGCCACGCGCTGGGCCTGCTGGAGCTGGTCCGGTCGCTGCGCCGGACCGTCGTGGTGAGCCTGCACGACCTCGACCTGGCCGACCGCTGGTGCGACCGCCTCGTCGTCCTGCACGACGGCCGGGCGCTCCCGGCCGTGTCCGACCTCGACCCCGACACCGTCTCTCGGGTCTTCGGGGTCGCCGCCGCCCGCGTCACGCATCCGGTGACCGGGCGGTCCCGCCTCGTGTTCGACTCGCTCAGGGAGAGCTCGTGA
- a CDS encoding FecCD family ABC transporter permease: protein MFERRAVRSATVTAALAVLLAVALVGSLAFGAEVLPVAKVVDAVLHDRPGPVSTIVRDLRMPRSLLAAIVGAGLALAGAGVQTLVRNPLADPYLLGVSSGASVGATAVITTGVLGALGTWALFTGALLGALAAGALVGAIAVAQGGITPIRLILTGTVLGSAFSATASYLVFRSGDPAAAQSVLFWLLGSLSGAQWDRVAVPAVTVALLLVLLGAFSGWLDALTAGPDTAAALGVPVTAARAALFTVCAVAVGVLVAVSGAIGFVGLVVPHLARLLVGSRHRVLLPVTALGGALFLLVVDVTARIAVRPTEMPLSVVTGLIGAPVFLILMGRRRYRTAGSPA, encoded by the coding sequence ATGTTCGAGCGACGGGCGGTGCGGTCCGCGACCGTGACCGCGGCACTCGCCGTACTGCTGGCGGTCGCGCTCGTGGGCTCGCTCGCGTTCGGCGCCGAGGTCCTCCCCGTCGCGAAGGTCGTCGACGCGGTGCTGCACGACCGGCCCGGCCCCGTCTCGACGATCGTCCGGGACCTGCGGATGCCGCGCTCGCTGCTCGCCGCGATCGTCGGCGCGGGCCTCGCGCTCGCCGGCGCCGGGGTGCAGACCCTCGTGCGCAACCCGCTCGCCGACCCCTACCTGCTCGGGGTGTCCTCCGGCGCGAGCGTGGGCGCCACGGCCGTCATCACCACCGGGGTGCTGGGTGCGCTCGGCACCTGGGCGCTGTTCACCGGCGCGCTCCTCGGGGCCCTCGCGGCCGGGGCGCTCGTCGGGGCGATCGCCGTCGCCCAGGGCGGGATCACCCCGATCCGGCTGATCCTCACCGGCACCGTGCTCGGCTCGGCGTTCTCGGCGACGGCGAGCTACCTGGTCTTCCGCTCCGGCGACCCGGCCGCCGCCCAGTCCGTGCTGTTCTGGCTGCTGGGGAGCCTGTCCGGGGCGCAGTGGGACCGGGTCGCGGTGCCCGCGGTGACCGTGGCGCTCCTGCTGGTGCTGCTCGGGGCGTTCAGCGGCTGGCTCGACGCGCTCACCGCCGGGCCCGACACCGCGGCCGCACTCGGCGTGCCGGTGACCGCCGCCCGGGCCGCGCTGTTCACCGTGTGCGCGGTCGCGGTCGGCGTGCTCGTCGCGGTGTCCGGGGCGATCGGCTTCGTCGGCCTGGTCGTGCCGCACCTGGCCCGGCTGCTCGTCGGGTCCCGGCACCGGGTGCTGCTGCCGGTGACCGCGCTGGGCGGCGCGCTGTTCCTGCTCGTCGTCGACGTCACCGCCCGGATCGCGGTGCGGCCCACCGAGATGCCGCTGAGCGTGGTCACCGGGCTGATCGGCGCCCCGGTGTTCCTGATCCTGATGGGACGCCGCCGCTACCGGACCGCCGGGAGCCCGGCGTGA
- a CDS encoding cytochrome P450 family protein, protein MTCPFTARTRLLSEPDAVVTGGPVVRTALPGGPAVWVVTEEALARRVLTDPRFAKDPALAPPEVTDLEPSAAERLSLTTADGPGHARLRRAHAPLLSARALARHAGRARALASALLEGLGPGEVDLTEDFTTRYPLAVVLEIVGAPPGLLDDAVAACRAMWSPDPSVAGAAFGRLQAIGTATVTDGTGDGVAAGLRAALPDLTDAQVGYLVFGLVFAGQLTTDAALGYVVAHALDSGLAGRTAEELDALVAEVLRVHPPAPFSLWRFARAAVDLAGEALPAGAPVLVDIRGIDAGPVGHPLTFGHGPHFCAGAHLARLELRTVLEVLRDRFPDARPAGPVSGLLEVHPGGPVGARLAALPVRLHPAR, encoded by the coding sequence ATGACGTGCCCGTTCACCGCCCGCACCCGCCTTCTGTCCGAACCGGACGCCGTCGTGACCGGAGGGCCGGTCGTGCGCACGGCGCTGCCCGGCGGACCCGCGGTGTGGGTGGTCACCGAGGAGGCACTCGCGCGCCGGGTGCTCACCGACCCTCGGTTCGCCAAGGACCCCGCGCTCGCCCCGCCCGAGGTCACCGACCTCGAACCGTCGGCCGCAGAGCGGCTGTCGCTCACCACCGCCGACGGTCCCGGGCACGCCCGGCTGCGTCGCGCGCACGCACCGCTGCTGTCCGCCCGCGCGCTCGCCCGGCACGCCGGGCGCGCCCGCGCCCTCGCCTCCGCCCTCCTCGAGGGCCTCGGCCCCGGTGAGGTCGACCTGACCGAGGACTTCACCACCCGCTACCCGCTGGCCGTCGTGCTCGAGATCGTGGGCGCCCCACCCGGGCTCCTCGACGACGCCGTCGCCGCCTGCAGGGCGATGTGGAGTCCCGACCCGTCGGTGGCGGGAGCGGCGTTCGGACGGCTGCAGGCGATCGGCACGGCCACGGTCACCGACGGGACCGGCGACGGTGTCGCGGCCGGGCTGCGCGCGGCGCTGCCCGACCTCACCGACGCCCAGGTCGGCTACCTCGTCTTCGGGCTGGTGTTCGCCGGGCAGCTCACCACCGACGCCGCGCTCGGGTACGTCGTCGCCCACGCCCTGGACTCCGGGCTCGCCGGCCGCACCGCCGAGGAGCTCGACGCGCTGGTCGCCGAGGTGCTGCGGGTCCATCCGCCCGCTCCGTTCTCGCTGTGGCGCTTCGCCCGGGCCGCCGTCGACCTCGCGGGCGAGGCGCTGCCCGCCGGGGCGCCGGTGCTGGTCGACATCCGGGGGATCGACGCCGGCCCGGTCGGGCACCCGCTGACCTTCGGGCACGGCCCGCACTTCTGCGCCGGTGCGCACCTGGCCCGCCTCGAGCTCCGCACCGTGCTGGAGGTGCTGCGGGACAGGTTCCCCGACGCTCGTCCCGCCGGTCCGGTGTCCGGGCTCCTCGAGGTGCACCCGGGCGGGCCGGTCGGGGCGCGGCTCGCCGCGTTACCGGTACGGCTGCATCCCGCGCGGTGA
- a CDS encoding Na+/H+ antiporter gives MLLVLVGLMVAAVVLVGVGDRLRLPWPALMVVLGVVVALLPGLPDAFVIDPELILPLFLPPLLFATAQRTSWALFRARRRTIALLAVGLVLVTATAVAGTVWLLVPGLALTAAVALGAMVAPPDPVAVEAVAGQVPIPRRVVAVLQSEGLFNDATALVVFQAAVLATVSGDELSPLGLGLRFVLGAAGAVLIGLGVAWLARRVLGRLTDATGRSALTLVLPFATYLAADELGASGVIAVVVLALQLRAGADADEAAERLTQSSLWNVVELLVTGLAFGLIGLDLRQVVLAAGDELPTMLAHAAVVCVVVVAVRVLWMVVAWRLLSRSADDAAAAGAAPLTGREAVLLSWCGMRGLATLALALSLPLQTASGAPFPARDQLVLIAVSVLFVTLLVPGFTLGTLVRALDIDDEADAEERAERAIVLRARRAAVATLEFERTVRGLPEEVGTAMRERVERLERVLSGETPSEEERSRIAAVKKARTAVAEAQASALAAARTEVLAARREPGVDPHAVDRVLRRLDLRTVLLD, from the coding sequence ATGCTGCTCGTGCTCGTCGGGCTGATGGTGGCCGCGGTCGTCCTGGTCGGGGTGGGGGACCGGCTCCGGCTGCCCTGGCCCGCGCTGATGGTGGTCCTCGGCGTGGTCGTCGCGCTGCTGCCCGGACTGCCCGACGCGTTCGTCATCGACCCCGAGCTGATCCTGCCGCTGTTCCTGCCGCCGCTGCTGTTCGCCACGGCGCAGCGCACGTCGTGGGCGCTGTTCCGGGCGCGCAGGCGGACGATCGCGCTGCTCGCCGTCGGCCTGGTGCTGGTCACCGCCACCGCGGTCGCCGGGACGGTCTGGCTGCTCGTGCCGGGGCTCGCGCTCACCGCCGCCGTCGCGCTCGGGGCGATGGTCGCCCCACCGGACCCGGTCGCCGTCGAGGCCGTCGCCGGGCAGGTCCCGATCCCGCGCCGGGTGGTGGCGGTGCTGCAGAGCGAGGGCCTGTTCAACGACGCCACCGCGCTGGTCGTGTTCCAGGCCGCGGTGCTGGCGACCGTCTCCGGCGACGAACTGAGCCCGCTCGGGCTGGGCCTGCGGTTCGTGCTCGGTGCCGCCGGCGCGGTCCTCATCGGACTGGGTGTGGCCTGGCTGGCGCGCCGGGTGCTCGGCAGGCTCACCGACGCCACCGGACGCAGCGCGCTCACCCTGGTCCTGCCGTTCGCGACCTACCTGGCCGCCGACGAGCTCGGCGCGTCCGGGGTGATCGCCGTCGTCGTCCTCGCGCTGCAGCTGCGCGCCGGGGCCGACGCCGACGAGGCCGCCGAGCGGCTCACCCAGTCCTCGCTGTGGAACGTCGTCGAGCTGCTGGTCACGGGGCTCGCGTTCGGCCTGATCGGACTCGACCTGCGCCAGGTCGTGCTCGCCGCGGGCGACGAGCTGCCGACGATGCTCGCGCATGCGGCGGTCGTGTGCGTGGTCGTCGTCGCGGTGCGGGTGCTGTGGATGGTCGTCGCCTGGCGGCTGCTGTCCCGCAGCGCCGACGACGCCGCCGCGGCCGGCGCCGCTCCGCTCACCGGACGCGAGGCGGTGCTGCTGTCCTGGTGCGGCATGCGCGGCCTCGCCACGCTCGCCCTCGCGCTGTCGCTGCCGCTGCAGACCGCGTCCGGGGCGCCGTTCCCCGCCCGCGACCAGCTCGTCCTCATCGCCGTGTCGGTGCTGTTCGTGACGCTGCTCGTGCCCGGTTTCACCCTCGGCACGCTGGTCCGCGCCCTCGACATCGACGACGAGGCCGACGCCGAGGAGCGTGCCGAACGCGCGATCGTGCTGCGGGCGCGCCGGGCCGCCGTCGCGACCCTGGAGTTCGAACGCACGGTGCGGGGCCTGCCCGAGGAGGTCGGCACCGCGATGCGGGAGCGGGTCGAGCGGCTGGAGCGCGTGCTGTCGGGGGAGACGCCCTCGGAGGAGGAGCGGTCCCGGATCGCGGCGGTGAAGAAGGCCCGCACCGCCGTCGCCGAGGCCCAGGCCTCGGCGCTGGCCGCCGCCCGGACCGAGGTACTGGCCGCGCGTCGTGAGCCCGGTGTCGACCCGCACGCCGTCGACCGGGTCCTGCGCCGCCTCGACCTGCGCACGGTGCTGCTCGACTGA
- a CDS encoding YbhB/YbcL family Raf kinase inhibitor-like protein has translation MPRNPYDELPPVPSFTLTSTDVNDGAALATPQLSGIFGAGGEDVSPQLSWSGAPEGTQSYAVTCYDPDAPTVAGFWHWAVFDVPASVTSLPSGAGDDSGSGLPEGAVQLPNDASLARYLGAAPPPGHGPHRYYFVVHAVDVPTLDVPATATPTFLAFTLFGHTVGRAVLVGTHANLS, from the coding sequence GTGCCCCGCAACCCCTACGACGAGCTGCCCCCGGTCCCGTCGTTCACCCTGACCAGCACCGACGTGAACGACGGCGCCGCGCTCGCCACCCCCCAGCTGTCCGGTATCTTCGGCGCGGGCGGCGAGGACGTCTCGCCGCAGCTGTCCTGGTCCGGCGCGCCGGAGGGGACGCAGTCCTACGCCGTCACCTGCTACGACCCGGACGCCCCGACCGTCGCCGGGTTCTGGCACTGGGCGGTGTTCGACGTGCCGGCCTCGGTGACCTCGCTGCCGTCCGGCGCCGGTGACGACAGCGGGTCCGGCCTCCCCGAGGGCGCGGTCCAGCTGCCCAACGACGCGAGCCTGGCCCGCTACCTGGGCGCCGCGCCGCCGCCCGGGCACGGCCCGCACCGGTACTACTTCGTGGTGCACGCGGTCGACGTGCCCACGCTGGACGTGCCCGCCACCGCGACGCCCACCTTCCTGGCGTTCACCCTGTTCGGCCACACCGTCGGCCGCGCCGTCCTGGTCGGGACGCACGCGAACCTGAGCTGA